A region from the Panicum hallii strain FIL2 chromosome 1, PHallii_v3.1, whole genome shotgun sequence genome encodes:
- the LOC112894194 gene encoding photosynthetic NDH subunit of lumenal location 2, chloroplastic, producing MATLAMHLILCSSTYSSPSQRRRRPLPPGATGAGGSDKPQQQAPPPPPHSATRRLAVAASTALAATAALAARRPAAPPPAMAAEAAFVPAPTPPGAVPRWGTKSYVRERFFEPELTAEEAAARIRQTAEGMRTLRPMLETMSWKYVLFYVRLKSKYLDIDLTTAMAGVPAARRADYVRVANELVDNMTEFDRFVRTPKVYESYLFYEKALKSLDDVAEFLV from the exons ATGGCCACGCTCGCCATGCACCTAATCCTCTGCTCCTCCACCTACTCGTCCCCCTCGCAGCGTCGCCGGAGGCCCCTTCCTCCCGGCGCCACCGGCGCGGGCGGCTCGGACAagccgcagcagcaggcgccgccaccgccgccgcactccGCCACGCGGCGGCTGGCGGTGGCCGCGTCCACGGCGCTGGCCGCCACGGCCGCGCTGGCCGCGCGCCGGCCCgcggcgcccccgcccgcgATGGCCGCGGAGGCGGCGTTCGTGCCCGCGCCGACGCCGCCCGGGGCCGTGCCGCGGTGGGGCACCAAGTCGTACGTGCGCGAGCGGTTCTTCGAGCCGGAGCTGACCGCGGAGGAAGCCGCCGCGCGCATCCGGCAGACCGCGGAGGGGATGCGCACGCTGCGGCCCATGCTGGAGACCATGTCGTGGAAGTACGTACTCTTCTACGTCCGGCTGAAGTCCAAGTACCTCGACATCGACCTCACCACCGCCATGGCCGGCGTCCCCGCGGCGCGCCGCGCCGACTACGTCCGCGTCGCCAACGAGCTCGTCGACAACATGACGGAG TTCGATCGCTTCGTGCGGACTCCCAAGGTCTACGAGTCCTACCTCTTCTACGAGAAGGCGCTCAAATCGCTGGATGACGTGGCAGAGTTCCTCGTCTGA
- the LOC112876221 gene encoding uncharacterized protein LOC112876221, producing the protein MAPRSRFLDLERHDVLFFYGAYHRSDDAGAGAATHALVFWPVFLVAALLLHLVTPFPHAAAVCAGIYVAYCFLLDRAARASSAGPAAAPSRPTAQCVTRAGYTIGQDS; encoded by the coding sequence ATGGCGCCTCGCAGCCGGTTCCTCGACCTGGAGAGGCACGACGTGCTCTTCTTCTACGGCGCCTACCACCGCAGCGACGAcgcaggcgcgggcgcggccaCCCACGCGCTCGTCTTCTGGCCCGTCTTCCTCGtcgccgccctgctcctccaCCTCGTCACCCCGttcccgcacgccgccgccgtctgcgcGGGGATCTACGTCGCCTACTGCTTCCTCCTCGACCGCGCGGCGCGGGCTTCCTCcgccgggccggcggcggcgccctctCGCCCCACTGCTCAGTGCGTGACGAGGGCAGGCTATACGATCGGGCAGGATTCATGA